The proteins below come from a single Balaenoptera acutorostrata chromosome 2, mBalAcu1.1, whole genome shotgun sequence genomic window:
- the FLT4 gene encoding vascular endothelial growth factor receptor 3 isoform X5 encodes MQRRAALCLRLWLCLGLLDSERGLASGYSMTPPTLNITEETHVIDSSDSLSISCRGQHPLEWAWPGAQDAPVTGEKDGEDMGIVRDCEGTDARPYCKVLLLQEAHANDTGSYRCYYKYIKARIEGTTAASTYVFVRDLEQPFINKPDTLLVNRKDSMWVPCLVSIPGLNVTLRSQSSALWPDGQEVVWDDRRGMRVPTPLLRDALYLQCETTWGGQAFLSNPFLVHITGNELYDIQLFPKKSLELLVGEKLVLNCTVWAEFNSGVTFDWDYPGKQAERGKWVPERRSQQTHTELSSILTIHNVSQHDLGPYVCLANNGIQQFQESTEVIVHEKPFISVDWLKGPVLEATAGDELVKLPVKLAAYPPPEFQWYKDRKAVSGRHSPHVLVLKEVTEASAGIYTLALWNSAAGLRRNISLELVVNVPPHIHEKEASSPSIYSRHSRQALTCTAYGVPPPLSIQWHWRPWTPCKTFTQRSLSQRRQQRDQMPQCQDWREVTMQDAVNPIESLDTWTEFVEGKNKTVSKLVIQDANVSAMYKCVVFNKVGQDERLIYFYVTTIPDGFSIESEPSEDPLEGQAVHLSCRADNYTYQHLRWYRLNLSTLHDAHGNPLLLDCKNVHLFATPLAASLEEAAPGVRHATLSLTIPSVAPEHEGDYVCEVQDRRSHDKHCHKKYLSVQALEVPRLTQNLTDLLVNVSDSLEMRCPVAGAHMPSIVWYKDERPLEEESGIDLADSNQRLSIQRVREEDAGRYLCSVCNAKGCVNSSASVAVEGSEDKGNMEIVILIGTGVIAVFFWVLLLLIFCNMRRPTHADIKTGYLSIIMDPGEVPLEEQCEYLSYDASQWEFPRERLHLEGATASEHRALMSELKILIHIGNHLNVVNLLGACTKPNGPLMVIVEFCKYGNLSNFLRTKRETFNPYAEKSPEQRRRFCSMVEGAKADRRRPGSSDRALLTRLLMGKGGAGRAPPVQEAEDLWLSPLTMEDLVCYSFQVARGMEFLASRKCIHRDLAARNILLSESDVVKICDFGLARDIYKDPDYVRKGSARLPLKWMAPESIFDKVYTTQSDVWSFGVLLWEIFSLGASPYPGVQINEEFCQRLKEGTRMRAPELATPAIRRIMLSCWAGDPKERPAFSDLVEILGDLLQGRGHQEEEDCVVSCGSQSSEEGSFLQTSTTALHVMETDADMEDSPPSLHRHSLAARYYNCVSFPGCLARGTQTQGPFRMKTFEEFPMTLTTYKASVDSQTDSGMVLASEEFERLESRHRQESGLSSCKGPGRNMDVTMAHPDPPGRRQRPDPGAQGQVFYNSEYGELAGRPEESDGIPSAQVPFFTDSSY; translated from the exons gcctggcGAGCGGCTACTCCATGACCCCCCCAACCCTGAACATCACGGAGGAGACACACGTCATCGACTCCAGTGACAGCCTGTCCATCTCCTGCAG GGGGCAGCACCCCCTGGAGTGGGCCTGGCCAGGGGCTCAGGATGCACCAGTCACAGGGGAGAAGGACGGCGAGGACATGGGGATCGTGCGAGACTGTGAGGGCACAGATGCCCGGCCCTACTGCAAGGTTCTGCTGCTGCAGGAGGCCCACGCCAATGACACGGGCAGCTACCGCTGCTACTACAAGTATATCAAGGCTCGCATTGAGGGCACCACTGCAGCCAGCACCTACGTATTTGTGAGAG ACTTGGAGCAGCCATTCATCAACAAGCCGGACACACTCCTGGTCAACAGGAAGGACTCCATGTGGGTGCCCTGCCTGGTGTCCATCCCCGGCCTCAACGTCACGCTGCGCTCG CAAAGCTCAGCACTGTGGCCTGATGGGCAGGAGGTAGTGTGGGACGACCGCCGGGGCATGCGTGTGCCCACTCCCCTGCTGCGTGATGCCCTGTACCTGCAGTGTGAGACCACTTGGGGCGGCCAGGCCTTCCTATCCAACCCCTTCCTCGTGCATATCACAG GAAATGAGCTCTATGACATCCAGCTGTTCCCCAAGAAATCACTGGAGCTGCTGGTTGGGGAAAAGCTGGTCCTGAACTGCACTGTGTGGGCCGAGTTCAACTCGGGCGTCACCTTCGACTGGGACTATCCAGGAAAGCAG GCAGAGCGGGGTAAGTGGGTGCCAGAGCGGCGCTCCCAGCAGACTCACACAGAGCTCTCCAGCATCCTCACCATCCACAACGTCAGCCAGCACGACTTGGGCCCATATGTGTGCCTGGCCAACAATGGCATCCAGCAATTCCAGGAGAGCACTGAGGTCATTGTGCATG AAAAGCCCTTCATCAGCGTCGACTGGCTCAAGGGTCCCGTCCTGGAGGCCACGGCAGGAGACGAGCTGGTGAAACTGCCCGTGAAGCTGGCAGCATACCCGCCACCGGAGTTCCAATG GTACAAGGACAGAAAGGCAGTGTCAGGGCGCCATAGTCCACACGTTCTGGTGCTCAAGGAGGTGACGGAAGCCAGTGCGGGCATCTACACCCTCGCCCTGTGGAACTCCGCGGCCGGCCTGAGGCGCAACATCAGCCTGGAGCTGGTGGTAAATG TGCCTCCCCACATCCACGAGAAGGAGGCCTCCTCCCCCAGCATCTACTCCCGCCATAGTCGCCAGGCCCTCACCTGTACGGCCTATGGGGTGCCCCCTCCTCTCAGCATCCAGTGGCACTGGCGGCCGTGGACCCCCTGCAAGACCTTCACCCAGCGCAGCCT CAGCCAGCGGCGGCAGCAGCGAGACCAAATGCCACAGTGCCAGGACTGGAGGGAGGTGACCATGCAGGACGCTGTGAACCCCATTGAGAGCCTGGACACCTGGACTGAGTTTGTGGAGGGCAAAAATAAG ACGGTGAGCAAGCTGGTGATCCAGGACGCCAATGTGTCTGCCATGTACAAGTGCGTGGTCTTCAACAAAGTGGGCCAGGATGAGCGGCTCATCTACTTCTATGTGACCA ccatcCCCGATGGCTTCAGCATAGAATCGGAGCCATCAGAAGATCCTCTAGAGGGACAGGCCGTGCACCTGAGCTGCCGGGCCGACAACTACACTTATCAGCATTTGCGCTGGTACCGCCTCAACCTGTCCACGTTGCATGACGCTCACGGGAACCCGCTGCTGCTCGACTGCAAGAACGTGCACCTTTTCGCCACGCCGCTGGCCGCCAGCCTGGAGGAGGCAGCGCCCGGGGTGCGCCACGCCACGCTCAGCCTGACCATCCCCAGCGTGGCACCGGAACACGAAGGCGACTACGTGTGCGAGGTGCAGGACCGGCGCAGCCACGACAAGCACTGCCACAAGAAGTACCTGTCAGTGCAGG ccctggaagTCCCGCGGCTCACGCAGAACTTGACCGACCTCCTGGTGAATGTGAGCGATTCCTTGGAGATGAGGTGCCCGGTGGCCGGGGCGCACATGCCCAGCATCGTGTGGTACAAAGATGAGAGGCCGCTGGAGGAAGAGTCCG GAATCGACCTGGCGGACTCGAACCAGAGGCTGAGCATCCAGCGCGTACGCGAGGAGGATGCCGGGCGCTATCTGTGCAGTGTGTGCAACGCCAAGGGCTGCGTCAACTCCTCCGCCAGCGTGGCCGTGGAAG GCTCCGAGGATAAAGGCAACATGGAGATCGTGATCCTTATTGGCACCGGGGTCATCGCCGTCTTCTTCtgggtcctcctcctcctcatcttctgTAACATGAGGAGG CCAACCCATGCAGACATCAAGACCGGCTACTTGTCCATCATCATGGACCCTGGGGAAGTTCCTTTGGAGGAGCAGTGTGAATACCTGTCCTATGATGCCAGTCAGTGGGAGTTCCCCAGGGAACGGCTGCACCTTG AGGGCGCCACAGCCAGCGAGCACCGTGCCCTGATGTCAGAGCTCAAAATCCTAATCCACATCGGTAACCACCTCAACGTGGTCAACCTCCTGGGGGCGTGCACCAAGCCCAACG gccccctcATGGTGATCGTGGAGTTTTGCAAGTACGGCAACCTCTCCAACTTCTTGCGCACCAAGCGGGAGACCTTCAACCCCTACGCG GAGAAGTCCCCCGAGCAGCGAAGGCGCTTCTGCTCCATGGTAGAGGGTGCCAAGGCTGACCGGAGGAGGCCAGGGAGCAGCGACAGGGCCCTCCTCACAAGGCTCCTGATGGGCAAGGGCGGGGCAGGACGAGCCCCTCCGGTCCAAGAAG CTGAGGACCTGTGGCTGAGCCCACTGACCATGGAAGACCTTGTCTGCTACAGCTTCCAGGTGGCCCGAGGGATGGAGTTCCTGGCCTCTCGCAAG TGCATCCACAGAGACCTGGCTGCTCGGAACATCTTGCTGTCAGAAAGTGATGTGGTGAAGATCTGTGACTTCGGCCTGGCCCGggacatctacaaagaccctgaCTACGTGCGCAAGGGCAGC GCCCGACTGCCTCTGAAGTGGATGGCCCCCGAGAGCATCTTCGACAAGGTGTACACCACACAGAGCGATGTGTGGTCCTTTGGGGTACTGCTCTGGGAGATCTTCTCCCTGG GGGCCTCCCCATACCCTGGGGTGCAGATCAATGAGGAGTTCTGCCAACGGCTGAAAGAAGGCACCCGGATGAGGGCCCCAGAGCTGGCCACTCCTGCCAT ACGCCGCATCATGCTGAGCTGCTGGGCCGGAGACCCCAAAGAGAGGCCTGCGTTCTCAGATCTGGTGGAGATCCTGGGGGACCTGCTTCAGGGCAGGGGCCATCAG GAAGAGGAGGACTGCGTGGTTTCCTGTGGCTCTCAGAGCTCAGAGGAGGGCAGCTTCTTACAGACGTCCACCACGGCCCTGCATGTCATGGAGACCGACGCTGACATGGAGGACAGCCCACCGAGCCTGCACCGGCACAGCCTGGCTGCCAG ATATTATAATTGTGTGTCCTTTCCGGGATGCCTTGCCAGGGGGACTCAGACCCAGGGTCCCTTCAGGATGAAAACGTTCGAAGAATTTCCCATGACCCTGACAACCTACAAGGCCTCAGTG GATAGCCAGACGGACAGTGGGATGGTGCTGGCCTCCGAGGAATTTGAGCGGCTGGAGAGCAGGCACAGACAAGAAAGTGGGCTCAG CAGCTGTAAAGGACCAGGCAGGAATATGGACGTGACCATGGCGCACCCTGACCCCCCAGGGAGGCGGCAGAGGCCAGACCCAGGGGCCCAGGGCCAGGTGTTCTACAACAGCGAGTATGGGGAGCTGGCAGGGCGACCAGAGGAGAGTGATGGCATCCCATCTGCCCAAGTGCCCTTCTTCACAGACAGCAGCTACTAA
- the FLT4 gene encoding vascular endothelial growth factor receptor 3 isoform X2 produces MQRRAALCLRLWLCLGLLDSERGLASGYSMTPPTLNITEETHVIDSSDSLSISCRGQHPLEWAWPGAQDAPVTGEKDGEDMGIVRDCEGTDARPYCKVLLLQEAHANDTGSYRCYYKYIKARIEGTTAASTYVFVRDLEQPFINKPDTLLVNRKDSMWVPCLVSIPGLNVTLRSQSSALWPDGQEVVWDDRRGMRVPTPLLRDALYLQCETTWGGQAFLSNPFLVHITGNELYDIQLFPKKSLELLVGEKLVLNCTVWAEFNSGVTFDWDYPGKQAERGKWVPERRSQQTHTELSSILTIHNVSQHDLGPYVCLANNGIQQFQESTEVIVHEKPFISVDWLKGPVLEATAGDELVKLPVKLAAYPPPEFQWYKDRKAVSGRHSPHVLVLKEVTEASAGIYTLALWNSAAGLRRNISLELVVNVPPHIHEKEASSPSIYSRHSRQALTCTAYGVPPPLSIQWHWRPWTPCKTFTQRSLQRRQQRDQMPQCQDWREVTMQDAVNPIESLDTWTEFVEGKNKTVSKLVIQDANVSAMYKCVVFNKVGQDERLIYFYVTTIPDGFSIESEPSEDPLEGQAVHLSCRADNYTYQHLRWYRLNLSTLHDAHGNPLLLDCKNVHLFATPLAASLEEAAPGVRHATLSLTIPSVAPEHEGDYVCEVQDRRSHDKHCHKKYLSVQALEVPRLTQNLTDLLVNVSDSLEMRCPVAGAHMPSIVWYKDERPLEEESGIDLADSNQRLSIQRVREEDAGRYLCSVCNAKGCVNSSASVAVEGSEDKGNMEIVILIGTGVIAVFFWVLLLLIFCNMRRPTHADIKTGYLSIIMDPGEVPLEEQCEYLSYDASQWEFPRERLHLGRVLGHGAFGKVVEASAFGINKGSSCDTVAVKMLKEGATASEHRALMSELKILIHIGNHLNVVNLLGACTKPNGPLMVIVEFCKYGNLSNFLRTKRETFNPYAEKSPEQRRRFCSMVEGAKADRRRPGSSDRALLTRLLMGKGGAGRAPPVQEAEDLWLSPLTMEDLVCYSFQVARGMEFLASRKCIHRDLAARNILLSESDVVKICDFGLARDIYKDPDYVRKGSARLPLKWMAPESIFDKVYTTQSDVWSFGVLLWEIFSLGASPYPGVQINEEFCQRLKEGTRMRAPELATPAIRRIMLSCWAGDPKERPAFSDLVEILGDLLQGRGHQEEEDCVVSCGSQSSEEGSFLQTSTTALHVMETDADMEDSPPSLHRHSLAARYYNCVSFPGCLARGTQTQGPFRMKTFEEFPMTLTTYKASVDSQTDSGMVLASEEFERLESRHRQESGLSSCKGPGRNMDVTMAHPDPPGRRQRPDPGAQGQVFYNSEYGELAGRPEESDGIPSAQVPFFTDSSY; encoded by the exons gcctggcGAGCGGCTACTCCATGACCCCCCCAACCCTGAACATCACGGAGGAGACACACGTCATCGACTCCAGTGACAGCCTGTCCATCTCCTGCAG GGGGCAGCACCCCCTGGAGTGGGCCTGGCCAGGGGCTCAGGATGCACCAGTCACAGGGGAGAAGGACGGCGAGGACATGGGGATCGTGCGAGACTGTGAGGGCACAGATGCCCGGCCCTACTGCAAGGTTCTGCTGCTGCAGGAGGCCCACGCCAATGACACGGGCAGCTACCGCTGCTACTACAAGTATATCAAGGCTCGCATTGAGGGCACCACTGCAGCCAGCACCTACGTATTTGTGAGAG ACTTGGAGCAGCCATTCATCAACAAGCCGGACACACTCCTGGTCAACAGGAAGGACTCCATGTGGGTGCCCTGCCTGGTGTCCATCCCCGGCCTCAACGTCACGCTGCGCTCG CAAAGCTCAGCACTGTGGCCTGATGGGCAGGAGGTAGTGTGGGACGACCGCCGGGGCATGCGTGTGCCCACTCCCCTGCTGCGTGATGCCCTGTACCTGCAGTGTGAGACCACTTGGGGCGGCCAGGCCTTCCTATCCAACCCCTTCCTCGTGCATATCACAG GAAATGAGCTCTATGACATCCAGCTGTTCCCCAAGAAATCACTGGAGCTGCTGGTTGGGGAAAAGCTGGTCCTGAACTGCACTGTGTGGGCCGAGTTCAACTCGGGCGTCACCTTCGACTGGGACTATCCAGGAAAGCAG GCAGAGCGGGGTAAGTGGGTGCCAGAGCGGCGCTCCCAGCAGACTCACACAGAGCTCTCCAGCATCCTCACCATCCACAACGTCAGCCAGCACGACTTGGGCCCATATGTGTGCCTGGCCAACAATGGCATCCAGCAATTCCAGGAGAGCACTGAGGTCATTGTGCATG AAAAGCCCTTCATCAGCGTCGACTGGCTCAAGGGTCCCGTCCTGGAGGCCACGGCAGGAGACGAGCTGGTGAAACTGCCCGTGAAGCTGGCAGCATACCCGCCACCGGAGTTCCAATG GTACAAGGACAGAAAGGCAGTGTCAGGGCGCCATAGTCCACACGTTCTGGTGCTCAAGGAGGTGACGGAAGCCAGTGCGGGCATCTACACCCTCGCCCTGTGGAACTCCGCGGCCGGCCTGAGGCGCAACATCAGCCTGGAGCTGGTGGTAAATG TGCCTCCCCACATCCACGAGAAGGAGGCCTCCTCCCCCAGCATCTACTCCCGCCATAGTCGCCAGGCCCTCACCTGTACGGCCTATGGGGTGCCCCCTCCTCTCAGCATCCAGTGGCACTGGCGGCCGTGGACCCCCTGCAAGACCTTCACCCAGCGCAGCCT CCAGCGGCGGCAGCAGCGAGACCAAATGCCACAGTGCCAGGACTGGAGGGAGGTGACCATGCAGGACGCTGTGAACCCCATTGAGAGCCTGGACACCTGGACTGAGTTTGTGGAGGGCAAAAATAAG ACGGTGAGCAAGCTGGTGATCCAGGACGCCAATGTGTCTGCCATGTACAAGTGCGTGGTCTTCAACAAAGTGGGCCAGGATGAGCGGCTCATCTACTTCTATGTGACCA ccatcCCCGATGGCTTCAGCATAGAATCGGAGCCATCAGAAGATCCTCTAGAGGGACAGGCCGTGCACCTGAGCTGCCGGGCCGACAACTACACTTATCAGCATTTGCGCTGGTACCGCCTCAACCTGTCCACGTTGCATGACGCTCACGGGAACCCGCTGCTGCTCGACTGCAAGAACGTGCACCTTTTCGCCACGCCGCTGGCCGCCAGCCTGGAGGAGGCAGCGCCCGGGGTGCGCCACGCCACGCTCAGCCTGACCATCCCCAGCGTGGCACCGGAACACGAAGGCGACTACGTGTGCGAGGTGCAGGACCGGCGCAGCCACGACAAGCACTGCCACAAGAAGTACCTGTCAGTGCAGG ccctggaagTCCCGCGGCTCACGCAGAACTTGACCGACCTCCTGGTGAATGTGAGCGATTCCTTGGAGATGAGGTGCCCGGTGGCCGGGGCGCACATGCCCAGCATCGTGTGGTACAAAGATGAGAGGCCGCTGGAGGAAGAGTCCG GAATCGACCTGGCGGACTCGAACCAGAGGCTGAGCATCCAGCGCGTACGCGAGGAGGATGCCGGGCGCTATCTGTGCAGTGTGTGCAACGCCAAGGGCTGCGTCAACTCCTCCGCCAGCGTGGCCGTGGAAG GCTCCGAGGATAAAGGCAACATGGAGATCGTGATCCTTATTGGCACCGGGGTCATCGCCGTCTTCTTCtgggtcctcctcctcctcatcttctgTAACATGAGGAGG CCAACCCATGCAGACATCAAGACCGGCTACTTGTCCATCATCATGGACCCTGGGGAAGTTCCTTTGGAGGAGCAGTGTGAATACCTGTCCTATGATGCCAGTCAGTGGGAGTTCCCCAGGGAACGGCTGCACCTTG GGAGAGTCCTCGGccatggggcctttgggaaggtGGTGGAAGCCTCGGCCTTTGGCATCAACAAGGGCAGCAGCTGTGACACTGTGGCCGTGAAAATGCTGAAAG AGGGCGCCACAGCCAGCGAGCACCGTGCCCTGATGTCAGAGCTCAAAATCCTAATCCACATCGGTAACCACCTCAACGTGGTCAACCTCCTGGGGGCGTGCACCAAGCCCAACG gccccctcATGGTGATCGTGGAGTTTTGCAAGTACGGCAACCTCTCCAACTTCTTGCGCACCAAGCGGGAGACCTTCAACCCCTACGCG GAGAAGTCCCCCGAGCAGCGAAGGCGCTTCTGCTCCATGGTAGAGGGTGCCAAGGCTGACCGGAGGAGGCCAGGGAGCAGCGACAGGGCCCTCCTCACAAGGCTCCTGATGGGCAAGGGCGGGGCAGGACGAGCCCCTCCGGTCCAAGAAG CTGAGGACCTGTGGCTGAGCCCACTGACCATGGAAGACCTTGTCTGCTACAGCTTCCAGGTGGCCCGAGGGATGGAGTTCCTGGCCTCTCGCAAG TGCATCCACAGAGACCTGGCTGCTCGGAACATCTTGCTGTCAGAAAGTGATGTGGTGAAGATCTGTGACTTCGGCCTGGCCCGggacatctacaaagaccctgaCTACGTGCGCAAGGGCAGC GCCCGACTGCCTCTGAAGTGGATGGCCCCCGAGAGCATCTTCGACAAGGTGTACACCACACAGAGCGATGTGTGGTCCTTTGGGGTACTGCTCTGGGAGATCTTCTCCCTGG GGGCCTCCCCATACCCTGGGGTGCAGATCAATGAGGAGTTCTGCCAACGGCTGAAAGAAGGCACCCGGATGAGGGCCCCAGAGCTGGCCACTCCTGCCAT ACGCCGCATCATGCTGAGCTGCTGGGCCGGAGACCCCAAAGAGAGGCCTGCGTTCTCAGATCTGGTGGAGATCCTGGGGGACCTGCTTCAGGGCAGGGGCCATCAG GAAGAGGAGGACTGCGTGGTTTCCTGTGGCTCTCAGAGCTCAGAGGAGGGCAGCTTCTTACAGACGTCCACCACGGCCCTGCATGTCATGGAGACCGACGCTGACATGGAGGACAGCCCACCGAGCCTGCACCGGCACAGCCTGGCTGCCAG ATATTATAATTGTGTGTCCTTTCCGGGATGCCTTGCCAGGGGGACTCAGACCCAGGGTCCCTTCAGGATGAAAACGTTCGAAGAATTTCCCATGACCCTGACAACCTACAAGGCCTCAGTG GATAGCCAGACGGACAGTGGGATGGTGCTGGCCTCCGAGGAATTTGAGCGGCTGGAGAGCAGGCACAGACAAGAAAGTGGGCTCAG CAGCTGTAAAGGACCAGGCAGGAATATGGACGTGACCATGGCGCACCCTGACCCCCCAGGGAGGCGGCAGAGGCCAGACCCAGGGGCCCAGGGCCAGGTGTTCTACAACAGCGAGTATGGGGAGCTGGCAGGGCGACCAGAGGAGAGTGATGGCATCCCATCTGCCCAAGTGCCCTTCTTCACAGACAGCAGCTACTAA